A region of Necator americanus strain Aroian chromosome I, whole genome shotgun sequence DNA encodes the following proteins:
- a CDS encoding hypothetical protein (NECATOR_CHRI.G432.T2), with amino-acid sequence MSNSTSKNVLETIIILLVMCNTVKSPFTGNDEQLRKSGNHISADGLKPQKLLQSISTLENPYSSRRIDLGDGLIFFANERNQWRSRLTRRTRPTRTSKNRRSTSRTSVTESSRHRTAFTVPTAVTSKSTVSFESSPPTSGVVTMSSTTKAKPSKKSTVSRPSRRTPPYRNRTRTTRTRRTRTTTIISTIPTTTSSATTTSISITTPTTTTTSTTTSTTTTTTPATTTTTTPTTPTTTTTTTTTPTTTPTTTTTTPTTTTTTTPTTTTTTTPTTTTTTTPTTTTTTTSTSTSTSTSTSTSTSTSTSSSTTTESTTEEETTTASTTTSKTTSTTTTLSTTRRTTTTPTTTTTTPTTSTTTTTTTTTTTTTTERPTTTTLVIPTTTPKTTTIVNITIEINETGIIQPNEAVTGKRRKRKRDDYTLIILLWVLAALLVVGVLGYVYYDHRRAEKNKKKMRMQEEAERKERRAKKLKRKRKRPRQMQAAKLNMKEFKKKGPLVLQADLKGDVKHVLDQEKSVSIRNLKFDPSQNSIVLIGTEIEKLEGLSQRTLEKSKESAESVFKPGHGGKKSGSKERLPLPKSPTFNDIVEMKTQSSYEPIAVKETKK; translated from the exons ATGAGCAACAGCACATCTAAGAATGTACTGGAAACCATA ATAATCCTACTTGTAATGTGTAACACAGTCAAATCACCTTTTACAG GAAATGACGAACAGTTGCGGAAGAGTGGAAACCACATAAGCGCTGATGGTCTGAAACCCCAGAAACTGTTGCAGAGCATTTCTACCTTGGAAAATCCTTACTCTTCCAGAAGAATAGATCTAGGTGATGGATTAATATTCTTCGCAAACGAAAGAAATCAGTGGAGAAGTAGACTCACGAGGAGAACCAGACCTACTAGAACAtcaaaaaacagaagatcAACATCCAGAACTTCTGTTACCGAAAGCAGTAGGCATCGCACAGCTTTTACTGTGCCAACAGCCGTGACTAGTAAGTCAACAGTCAGTTTTGAGTCATCGCCGCCTACTTCCGGAGTTGTTACGATGTCATCTACGACTAAAGCCAAACCTAGTAAGAAGTCTACCGTTTCCCGGCCTTCTCGCAGAACTCCACCATATCGAAATAGAACTCGGACGACGAGAACTAGAAGAACAAGAACCACTACTATTATTTCTACTATTCCTACTACTACTTCTTCTGCTACAACTACTTCCATTTCTATAACTACTCCTACTACCACTACCACTAGTACAACGACTTctacaacaacaacgacaacacCAGCAACGACAACAACGACAACACCAACGACAccaacgacaacaacgacaacaacgacAACACCAACGACAACAccaacgacaacaacgacaacaccaacgacaacaacaacgacaacaccaacgacaacaacgacgacgacaccaacgacaacaacaacgacaacacCAACTACAACAACGACAACTACTTCCACATCTACGTCTACGTCCACTTCTACGTCTACATCCACATCCACCTCTACTTCTTCATCAACCACAACAGAGAGTACTACTGAAGAGGAAACTACCACTGCTAGTACAACCACTAGCAAAACGACCTCCACCACTACGACTCTCAGTACTACTAGACGCACAACTACTACgcctactactactactacaacACCTACTACTAGtaccacaacaacaacaacaactactactactactaccacCACGGAAAGACCGACAACCACTACTCTTGTGATACCAACTACTACGCCAAAAACAACTACAATAGTGAACATTACGATCGAAATAAACGAGACAGGAATTATTCAACCAAATGA GGCAGTAAcaggaaagagaagaaaacgaaaacgagaTGACTACACCTT AATTATTCTTCTATGGGTACTTGCTGCTTTGTTGGTCGTAGGAGTCCTCGGTTATGTCTACTACGATCATCGTCGAgcagaaaagaataagaaaaaaatga GGATGCAAGAAGAAGcagagagaaaagagagaagagccaaaaaactcaaaagaaaG AGAAAAAGACCACGACAAATGCAGGCTGCAAAGTTGAATATGAaggaattcaaaaagaaaggaccGCTTGTGCTTCAAGCAGATTTGAAAGGAGATGTT AAGCATGTGCTGGACCAGGAAAAATCCGTCAGTATAAGGAATCTGAAGTTTGACCCAAGTCAAAACTCAATTGTCTTAATTGGTactgaaatagaaaaactcGAAGGG CTATCCCAAAGAACGTTGGAGAAGTCAAAAGAAAGCGCT GAAAGCGTATTCAAACCAGGccatggaggaaaaaaatcgggtTCAAAAGAACGTTTGCCATTACCTAAATCTCCTACATTCAACGATATTGTTGAGATGAAGACTCAATCTTCATACGAGCCAATCGCAgtgaaagaaacgaagaaataa
- a CDS encoding hypothetical protein (NECATOR_CHRI.G432.T1) — protein sequence MSNSTSKNVLETIIILLVMCNTVKSPFTGNDEQLRKSGNHISADGLKPQKLLQSISTLENPYSSRRIDLGDGLIFFANERNQWRSRLTRRTRPTRTSKNRRSTSRTSVTESSRHRTAFTVPTAVTSKSTVSFESSPPTSGVVTMSSTTKAKPSKKSTVSRPSRRTPPYRNRTRTTRTRRTRTTTIISTIPTTTSSATTTSISITTPTTTTTSTTTSTTTTTTPATTTTTTPTTPTTTTTTTTTPTTTPTTTTTTPTTTTTTTPTTTTTTTPTTTTTTTPTTTTTTTSTSTSTSTSTSTSTSTSTSSSTTTESTTEEETTTASTTTSKTTSTTTTLSTTRRTTTTPTTTTTTPTTSTTTTTTTTTTTTTTERPTTTTLVIPTTTPKTTTIVNITIEINETGIIQPNEAVTGKRRKRKRDDYTLIILLWVLAALLVVGVLGYVYYDHRRAEKNKKKMRMQEEAERKERRAKKLKRKQRKRPRQMQAAKLNMKEFKKKGPLVLQADLKGDVKHVLDQEKSVSIRNLKFDPSQNSIVLIGTEIEKLEGLSQRTLEKSKESAESVFKPGHGGKKSGSKERLPLPKSPTFNDIVEMKTQSSYEPIAVKETKK from the exons ATGAGCAACAGCACATCTAAGAATGTACTGGAAACCATA ATAATCCTACTTGTAATGTGTAACACAGTCAAATCACCTTTTACAG GAAATGACGAACAGTTGCGGAAGAGTGGAAACCACATAAGCGCTGATGGTCTGAAACCCCAGAAACTGTTGCAGAGCATTTCTACCTTGGAAAATCCTTACTCTTCCAGAAGAATAGATCTAGGTGATGGATTAATATTCTTCGCAAACGAAAGAAATCAGTGGAGAAGTAGACTCACGAGGAGAACCAGACCTACTAGAACAtcaaaaaacagaagatcAACATCCAGAACTTCTGTTACCGAAAGCAGTAGGCATCGCACAGCTTTTACTGTGCCAACAGCCGTGACTAGTAAGTCAACAGTCAGTTTTGAGTCATCGCCGCCTACTTCCGGAGTTGTTACGATGTCATCTACGACTAAAGCCAAACCTAGTAAGAAGTCTACCGTTTCCCGGCCTTCTCGCAGAACTCCACCATATCGAAATAGAACTCGGACGACGAGAACTAGAAGAACAAGAACCACTACTATTATTTCTACTATTCCTACTACTACTTCTTCTGCTACAACTACTTCCATTTCTATAACTACTCCTACTACCACTACCACTAGTACAACGACTTctacaacaacaacgacaacacCAGCAACGACAACAACGACAACACCAACGACAccaacgacaacaacgacaacaacgacAACACCAACGACAACAccaacgacaacaacgacaacaccaacgacaacaacaacgacaacaccaacgacaacaacgacgacgacaccaacgacaacaacaacgacaacacCAACTACAACAACGACAACTACTTCCACATCTACGTCTACGTCCACTTCTACGTCTACATCCACATCCACCTCTACTTCTTCATCAACCACAACAGAGAGTACTACTGAAGAGGAAACTACCACTGCTAGTACAACCACTAGCAAAACGACCTCCACCACTACGACTCTCAGTACTACTAGACGCACAACTACTACgcctactactactactacaacACCTACTACTAGtaccacaacaacaacaacaactactactactactaccacCACGGAAAGACCGACAACCACTACTCTTGTGATACCAACTACTACGCCAAAAACAACTACAATAGTGAACATTACGATCGAAATAAACGAGACAGGAATTATTCAACCAAATGA GGCAGTAAcaggaaagagaagaaaacgaaaacgagaTGACTACACCTT AATTATTCTTCTATGGGTACTTGCTGCTTTGTTGGTCGTAGGAGTCCTCGGTTATGTCTACTACGATCATCGTCGAgcagaaaagaataagaaaaaaatga GGATGCAAGAAGAAGcagagagaaaagagagaagagccaaaaaactcaaaagaaaG cAGAGAAAAAGACCACGACAAATGCAGGCTGCAAAGTTGAATATGAaggaattcaaaaagaaaggaccGCTTGTGCTTCAAGCAGATTTGAAAGGAGATGTT AAGCATGTGCTGGACCAGGAAAAATCCGTCAGTATAAGGAATCTGAAGTTTGACCCAAGTCAAAACTCAATTGTCTTAATTGGTactgaaatagaaaaactcGAAGGG CTATCCCAAAGAACGTTGGAGAAGTCAAAAGAAAGCGCT GAAAGCGTATTCAAACCAGGccatggaggaaaaaaatcgggtTCAAAAGAACGTTTGCCATTACCTAAATCTCCTACATTCAACGATATTGTTGAGATGAAGACTCAATCTTCATACGAGCCAATCGCAgtgaaagaaacgaagaaataa
- a CDS encoding hypothetical protein (NECATOR_CHRI.G433.T1), with protein sequence MYSLYIVFAFLLALSRRSLASFPVGAIEAPAVHSPLPAPIAFSNGPIFTSLTPSIDPVHHTPTIEIRNVIRTGTKEAGHFSGTMHRSSGIPGPIKT encoded by the exons ATGTACTCTCTCTACATCGTCTTCGCGTTCCTTCTCGCCTTAAGTCGAAG GTCTCTCGCGAGTTTTCCCGTTGGAGCCATAGAAG CTCCTGCTGTTCACAGTCCGTTGCCGGCTCCTATTGCTTTTTCAAATGGGCCGATCTTTACTTCGTTGACACCTTCCATC GATCCTGTCCATCATACTCCCACGATTGAAATCCGCAATGTTATTCGTACCGGTACTAAag AAGCTGGCCATTTCTCTGGAACAATGCATCGCTCGTCAGGAATTCCAGGTCCTATCAAGACGTAA
- a CDS encoding hypothetical protein (NECATOR_CHRI.G434.T1), translated as MDEAGPSGDSAGTKSEQPPEGTNADFESYLDFDVPYSPEEHALNTFKYFTNENKKHLDLIFEANGKRIAQTNRLLVAAFSPRLEEALLKAPTGVATLEFDPTATGITEETLLQVLDYIQTGSCRSSPQLLHAAEFLGCAALKELLDSTSDSDLEVHDDWHEIRFLEQLARFRKESKFFDCNIISGRLGVIRCHRLLMCAHSRHLEAALSGSLSSGTVTIRIDSRNVLISPENMKSMVDFAYTGVLDVGRRRLRMLRVSAFDLGMNQLVELIDHKVGLLSCEEQDAAQYGEYEMNFASPAEEDHPVSVGVAHDFVRSCSVDSDKDEESATILQGSSAEDITAQAADDYDSIYEEYVMGPRRGRRNTARITRNKYQPLVLGGSSMISLREGQHDVTVPAVTMSFLQENERKTTAVDSFGYGLPEIVGASDVTVPLIVGDQRAMMEKPFKCPYCDHRSKEKGGLEKHIRSIHTLEAPYKCKYCNQSFKVQSNMVRHIRAHTGEKPYACKKCGVSYADKKNMDAHIFREHLRMRELECTAPGCSARFWRHDRFAFHCLKRHGTVPQFLQ; from the exons atggatgagGCTGGTCCATCGGGTGATTCTGCTGGAACAAAATCCGAACAGCCGCCGGAGGGAACAAATGCGGATTTCGAGAGCTACCTCGATTTTGATGTTCCTTACAGTCCTGAGGAACATGCGCTTAATACTTTCAAGTATTTCACAAATGAG AATAAGAAGCATTTGGACTTGATATTTGAAGCGAACGGGAAGAGAATTGCTCAAACTAATCGACTTCTGGTAGCAGCGTTCAGCCCACGTCTGGAAGAAGCATTACTCAAAGCTCCTACAGGAGTGGCTACACTAGAATTCGATCCTACAGCTACTG GAATCACTGAGGAAACTCTCCTACAGGTACTTGATTATATACAGACGGGATCATGTCGATCTTCTCCACAATTACTTCATGCGGCTGAATTTCTTGGCTGCGCTGCGCTGAAGGAG TTGCTGGATTCGACAAGCGACAGCGACCTCGAAGTACATGACGACTGGCATGAAATTCGATTCCTAGAACAATTAGCTCGATTTAGAAAAGAATCTAAGTTTTTCGATTGCAACATCATATCCGGT CGTCTGGGTGTGATTCGATGTCATCGCCTTTTGATGTGCGCCCATAGTCGGCATTTGGAAGCTGCGTTGAGTGGTAGTCTGAGTAGTGGCACAGTCACAATACGGATTGATTCACGAAACGTGCTCATTTCACC AGAGAACATGAAGTCGATGGTAGATTTTGCTTACACTGGTGTCCTGGACGTGGGACGTAGACGCCTTAGAATGTTGAGGGTTTCTGCTTTCGACCTTGGCATGAATCAGCTCGTCGAGCTCATTGATCATAAAGTTGGTCTACTCTCTTGCGAGGAACAGGATGCGGCTCAGTATG GAGAATATGAAATGAACTTTGCGAGTCCAGCCGAAGAAGATCATCCTGTTTCTGTTGGTGTCGCCCACGATTTCGTCCGCA GTTGTTCGGTTGACTCAGACAAGGATGAAGAAAGTGCTACGATCTTGCAAGGTTCTTCCGCTGAAGACATTACCGCTCAAGCAGCAGATGATTACGATTCCATCTATGAAGAGTATGTAATGGGACCTAGACGTGGACGGAGAAATACAGCTCGGATTACTCGTAACAAGTATCAACCCCTTGTCCTCGGAGGATCTAGCATGATATCTTTGC GCGAAGGTCAACACGATGTTACGGTACCGGCTGTGACTATGTCGTTTCTAcaagaaaatgagagaaaaacaacagcagTTGATAGTTTTGGTTATGGGTTACCAGAAATTGTGGGAGCTAGTGACGTCACAGTCCCATTAATTGTTGGCGATCAAAGG GCGATGATGGAAAAACCATTTAAATGTCCATATTGCGATCACAGATCCAAGGAAAAGGGCGGACTAGAGAAGCATATTAG ATCTATACATACGTTAGAAGCTCCCTATAAATGCAAGTACTGTAACCAGTCCTTCAAAGTGCAAAGCAATATGGTTCGGCATATCCGCGCTCACACCG gCGAGAAACCGTACGCTTGTAAGAAATGCGGTGTCAGTTACGCAGATAAGAAGAACATGGATGCACACATTTTTCGAGAGCATCTAAGAATGCGTGAATTAGAATGCACAGCTCCAGGATGTTCAGCTCGATTTTGGCGTCATGatcgctttgcttttcattgtTTGAAGCGGCATGGAACTGTACCACAGTTTCTTCAGTGA